A section of the Streptomyces sp. Je 1-369 genome encodes:
- a CDS encoding DUF6131 family protein, protein MIALGLILLVIGLLTGVSILWTIGVALLVIGAVLWVLGAVGHSVGGRKHYW, encoded by the coding sequence ATGATCGCACTCGGTCTCATTCTGCTCGTCATCGGTCTGCTGACCGGTGTTTCCATCCTTTGGACCATCGGCGTCGCACTTCTTGTCATCGGTGCGGTTCTTTGGGTCCTCGGTGCTGTCGGACACTCGGTCGGCGGCCGAAAGCACTACTGGTAA
- a CDS encoding LPFR motif small protein has product MLKAIADVLRAIGGAIATVVTLPFRAVARLFGGASDTAHGHH; this is encoded by the coding sequence ATGCTGAAGGCCATTGCAGACGTTCTCCGAGCCATTGGCGGAGCCATCGCCACGGTGGTCACTCTGCCGTTCCGTGCGGTCGCACGACTCTTCGGCGGTGCTTCGGACACGGCCCACGGTCACCACTGA
- a CDS encoding hemerythrin domain-containing protein, whose translation MAPTKDVVELILQDHRTMEDLFRKMRSVEADRAAALSEFADLLIAHALAEEAEVYPALRRFKNIDDEEVEHGEEEHEEGNKALLALLEVEDVGSDEWDEKLEKLVEAVNHHADEEERTILNGARENVAMERREELGAAFLAERKKQLAADCGNADNIRRVLKN comes from the coding sequence ATGGCCCCAACGAAGGACGTCGTCGAACTGATCCTCCAGGACCACCGGACGATGGAGGACCTCTTCCGCAAGATGCGCAGCGTGGAGGCCGACCGGGCAGCCGCGCTGAGCGAGTTCGCCGACCTGCTCATCGCCCACGCCCTGGCCGAGGAGGCGGAGGTCTACCCGGCGCTCCGCCGGTTCAAGAACATCGACGACGAAGAGGTCGAGCACGGCGAGGAGGAGCACGAGGAGGGCAACAAGGCGCTGCTCGCCCTCCTGGAGGTCGAGGACGTCGGCTCGGACGAGTGGGACGAGAAGCTGGAGAAGCTCGTCGAGGCGGTCAACCACCACGCGGACGAAGAAGAGCGCACCATCCTCAACGGCGCCCGCGAGAACGTCGCCATGGAACGGCGCGAGGAGCTCGGCGCCGCCTTCCTCGCGGAGCGGAAGAAGCAGCTTGCGGCGGACTGCGGAAACGCCGACAACATCCGCCGCGTCCTGAAGAACTGA
- a CDS encoding SGNH/GDSL hydrolase family protein: MPRPQRTVAALAAVTGIAALGLGAGPAAAAPATSDPLRYVALGDSYSAGSGVLPLDPKAPLLCARTSLNYPHLLAASLGAHLTDVTCGGAQTKHFTTSQYPGVAPQFDALKSDTELVTLTIGGNDNSTFINAILACGSAGILSGGKGSPCKDLHGDKFKDQIDATTYPAIKNSLNQIRAKSPKAKVAILGYPWITPAKAVPGCFAKMPLADGDVPYLRDLQAHLNGAAQRAAAETGTAYVDMAAVSEAHDACRPAGQRWIEPVLFGTNFVPVHPNALGEAGMAKQTAAALKLS; the protein is encoded by the coding sequence ATGCCCAGACCGCAGCGCACAGTGGCGGCCCTCGCCGCCGTCACGGGAATCGCCGCCCTCGGCCTCGGCGCCGGACCGGCCGCCGCCGCACCCGCCACCAGTGACCCGCTGCGCTACGTCGCCCTCGGCGACAGCTACAGCGCCGGGTCGGGCGTGCTGCCCCTCGACCCCAAGGCCCCGCTCCTGTGCGCCCGCACCTCGCTGAACTACCCGCACCTGCTCGCCGCCTCCCTCGGCGCCCACCTCACCGACGTGACCTGCGGCGGCGCGCAGACCAAGCACTTCACCACGTCCCAGTACCCGGGCGTCGCCCCGCAGTTCGACGCGCTGAAGAGCGACACGGAGCTGGTGACGCTCACCATCGGCGGCAACGACAACAGCACCTTCATCAACGCGATCCTCGCCTGCGGCAGCGCGGGCATCCTCTCGGGCGGCAAGGGCAGCCCCTGCAAGGACCTCCACGGCGACAAGTTCAAGGACCAGATCGACGCGACGACCTACCCGGCGATCAAGAACTCGCTGAACCAGATCAGGGCGAAGTCACCGAAGGCGAAGGTCGCGATCCTCGGCTACCCGTGGATCACCCCCGCGAAGGCCGTACCGGGCTGCTTCGCCAAGATGCCCCTGGCCGACGGCGACGTGCCCTACCTGCGCGATCTCCAGGCGCACTTGAACGGCGCCGCGCAGCGGGCCGCGGCGGAGACCGGCACGGCGTACGTCGACATGGCCGCCGTGTCCGAGGCGCACGACGCGTGCCGGCCGGCGGGGCAGCGGTGGATCGAGCCGGTGCTCTTCGGCACGAACTTCGTTCCCGTGCACCCCAACGCCCTCGGCGAGGCCGGCATGGCGAAGCAGACGGCGGCGGCCCTGAAGCTGTCCTGA
- a CDS encoding endo alpha-1,4 polygalactosaminidase: MNGTKWRTSKNRILRAGTGGTLLLALLVGCSTAGSGTSAGSGKDDVRQPPVNATFDYQLGGPYKPPSKVRAVSRDRTADPAPDLYNICYVNAFQAQPGKKAARWWEREHGDLVLRDKKGRTVVDEDWQEPLLDISTPKKREALAEIVGEWIDGCAEAGFDAVEPDNLDSYERSDGLLTTDDAAAFAELLARRAHDQGLAIAQKNTTDLLDRRERIGFDFAVTEECAHYKECPDFTSAYDGKVFDIEYVTKDFDAACRTWGKKLSVTLRDRDVRPAGEDGYVYRHC; encoded by the coding sequence GTGAACGGGACAAAGTGGCGTACCAGCAAGAATCGCATCCTACGAGCCGGGACGGGCGGCACGCTGCTGCTCGCGCTGCTCGTCGGATGCTCGACCGCCGGATCCGGCACATCCGCCGGATCCGGCAAGGACGACGTGCGGCAGCCGCCCGTGAACGCGACCTTCGACTACCAGCTGGGCGGCCCGTACAAGCCGCCGTCGAAGGTCCGCGCCGTCTCACGCGACCGCACCGCCGACCCGGCCCCTGACCTCTACAACATCTGCTACGTCAACGCCTTCCAGGCCCAGCCCGGCAAGAAGGCGGCGCGCTGGTGGGAGCGCGAGCACGGCGATCTCGTCCTCCGCGACAAGAAGGGTCGGACGGTCGTCGACGAGGACTGGCAGGAGCCGCTCCTCGACATCTCCACCCCCAAGAAGCGCGAGGCGCTCGCCGAGATCGTCGGGGAGTGGATCGACGGCTGCGCGGAGGCGGGCTTCGACGCGGTGGAGCCCGACAACCTCGACTCCTACGAACGCTCCGACGGCCTGCTCACCACCGATGACGCGGCGGCCTTCGCCGAGCTCCTCGCCCGCCGCGCACACGACCAGGGCCTGGCCATCGCGCAGAAGAACACCACCGACCTGCTGGACCGGCGCGAGCGGATCGGCTTCGACTTCGCGGTGACCGAGGAGTGCGCCCACTACAAGGAGTGCCCCGACTTCACGTCCGCGTACGACGGGAAGGTCTTCGACATCGAGTACGTGACGAAGGACTTCGACGCCGCCTGCCGCACCTGGGGCAAGAAGCTGTCCGTCACCCTGCGCGACCGTGACGTCCGCCCGGCGGGCGAGGACGGATACGTGTACCGGCATTGCTGA
- a CDS encoding dienelactone hydrolase family protein, translating to MPTQTLQIPTADGPADAFVAFPEGGERHPGVLMYPDAFGLRPELEKKAVELAGHGYHVLVPNLYYRHGPAPVLELPEHIGEEERPAVFAEAMPLVKAHTTERILRDAEAYLTFLTGRPEVGAGPVAAVGYCLGASLAMRTATAHPDLVAAVAGFHPGFLVTDAPDSPHRLVHDLTAEVHLGLAEGDLTPEAIDELGKAFDAAGVTHTIETYAGTAHGFTMADTDAFDAAGLRRHWERLLPLLDRTLRKV from the coding sequence GTGCCCACCCAGACACTGCAGATACCCACCGCGGACGGCCCGGCCGACGCCTTCGTCGCCTTTCCCGAGGGCGGCGAACGGCATCCCGGCGTGCTCATGTACCCGGACGCGTTCGGTCTGCGGCCGGAGCTGGAGAAGAAGGCCGTCGAGCTCGCCGGACACGGGTACCACGTGCTCGTCCCCAACCTCTACTACCGGCACGGCCCCGCGCCGGTGCTCGAACTCCCCGAGCACATCGGGGAGGAGGAGCGGCCCGCGGTCTTCGCCGAGGCGATGCCCCTGGTCAAGGCGCACACCACCGAGCGGATCCTGCGCGACGCGGAGGCCTACCTCACGTTCCTCACCGGGCGGCCCGAGGTCGGCGCGGGACCGGTCGCCGCCGTCGGCTACTGCCTGGGCGCCTCCCTGGCGATGCGCACCGCCACCGCCCACCCCGACCTGGTCGCCGCCGTCGCCGGATTCCACCCCGGCTTCCTGGTCACCGACGCGCCGGACAGCCCGCACCGCCTCGTCCACGACCTCACCGCCGAGGTCCACCTCGGCCTCGCCGAAGGAGACCTGACGCCCGAGGCGATCGACGAGCTCGGCAAGGCCTTCGACGCGGCCGGTGTCACCCACACCATCGAGACCTACGCGGGCACCGCCCACGGCTTCACGATGGCCGACACGGACGCCTTCGACGCCGCGGGTCTGCGACGCCACTGGGAACGGTTGCTGCCGCTGCTCGACCGCACTCTCAGGAAGGTCTGA
- a CDS encoding energy-coupling factor ABC transporter ATP-binding protein — MSEPRALREPDAPAGPHASVVALHAAAYAYEDGPTVLSGLDFDVVDGRALALLGRNGSGKTTLMRLLSGGLRPAEGSLTLAGTPVTYDRKGLTRLRTTVQLVVQDPDDQLFAASVEQDVSFGPLNLGLPDPEVRARVAEALAALDITPLADRPTHLLSYGQRKRTAIAGAVAMRPRVLILDEPTAGLDPDGQERLLDTLQGLLDAGTTVVMATHDVDLALRWADDAALLTPSGVRTGPAAEMLGRRDLLAQAGLHLPWGIAVGELLRAHGLPTGMGEGPRTAEELAALVARPATAADEV; from the coding sequence ATGAGCGAGCCGAGGGCTCTTCGCGAGCCGGACGCTCCCGCAGGACCGCACGCGTCCGTGGTCGCCCTCCACGCGGCGGCGTACGCGTACGAGGACGGGCCCACCGTCCTCAGCGGCCTGGACTTCGACGTCGTCGACGGGCGCGCGCTCGCCCTGCTCGGGCGCAACGGCAGCGGCAAGACCACCCTCATGCGCCTGCTCAGCGGCGGACTGCGCCCCGCCGAGGGGAGCCTGACCCTCGCGGGGACCCCGGTCACGTACGACCGCAAGGGCCTGACCCGGCTGCGCACCACCGTGCAGCTGGTCGTCCAGGACCCCGACGACCAGCTGTTCGCCGCATCGGTCGAGCAGGACGTGTCGTTCGGCCCGCTCAACCTCGGCCTGCCCGACCCGGAAGTCCGGGCACGGGTGGCCGAGGCGCTCGCCGCCCTCGACATCACCCCGCTCGCCGACCGGCCCACCCACCTGCTCTCCTACGGGCAGCGGAAGCGGACCGCGATCGCCGGAGCCGTCGCGATGCGCCCCCGCGTCCTCATCCTCGACGAGCCGACCGCCGGACTCGACCCCGACGGCCAGGAGCGCCTCCTCGACACCCTGCAAGGACTGCTGGACGCGGGCACGACCGTCGTCATGGCGACCCACGACGTGGACCTGGCCCTGCGCTGGGCCGACGACGCGGCGCTGCTCACTCCCTCCGGCGTACGGACAGGACCGGCGGCGGAGATGCTGGGGCGCCGCGACCTCCTCGCGCAGGCCGGGCTGCACCTGCCGTGGGGCATCGCGGTCGGCGAACTGCTGCGCGCCCACGGCCTGCCGACCGGCATGGGCGAAGGGCCGCGGACGGCCGAGGAGTTGGCGGCGCTGGTGGCGAGACCGGCGACCGCGGCGGACGAGGTCTGA
- the cbiQ gene encoding cobalt ECF transporter T component CbiQ: MLPIDAAAHSSRWRRRHPVDKAVLGLGLTVLAISLPPWPGAALVLAAALVLLLGPAGVPPRKLWRAYRVPLGFCVTGALTLLVQVGGPDGFVTFAEGGPARAGGLLLRTSAASLGVLLFAFTTPMSDLLPRLVKAGVPAPVVDVALVTYRMSFLLLDSMSRIRQAQAARLGHTTRAATWRSLAGLGATAFVRAFDRASRLQAGLAGRGYDGTLRVLVPEARVSRPFIAAGAALLVGLVALTLVLERFLP; the protein is encoded by the coding sequence GTGCTGCCCATCGACGCGGCGGCGCACAGCAGTCGCTGGCGCCGCCGGCACCCCGTGGACAAGGCCGTGCTCGGACTCGGCCTCACCGTCCTCGCCATCTCGCTGCCGCCCTGGCCGGGCGCCGCCCTGGTCCTGGCCGCCGCGCTCGTCCTGCTGCTCGGCCCCGCGGGTGTGCCGCCCCGCAAACTGTGGCGCGCCTACCGCGTGCCACTCGGCTTCTGCGTCACCGGCGCCCTCACCCTGCTCGTCCAAGTGGGCGGCCCCGACGGGTTCGTGACGTTCGCGGAGGGCGGTCCGGCGCGCGCCGGCGGACTGCTCCTGCGGACCTCAGCCGCCTCGCTCGGCGTGCTGCTCTTCGCCTTCACCACCCCGATGTCGGACCTGCTCCCGCGCCTGGTGAAGGCGGGCGTGCCCGCGCCGGTCGTGGACGTGGCACTCGTCACGTACCGGATGAGCTTCCTGCTCCTGGACTCCATGAGCCGCATCCGGCAGGCGCAGGCCGCGCGCCTCGGCCACACCACCCGCGCCGCCACCTGGCGCTCCCTCGCCGGTCTCGGCGCCACCGCGTTCGTACGCGCCTTCGACCGGGCGAGCCGCTTGCAAGCAGGCCTCGCCGGGCGCGGCTACGACGGCACCCTGCGCGTACTCGTGCCCGAGGCCCGCGTCTCGCGCCCCTTCATCGCCGCGGGCGCGGCACTTCTCGTGGGCCTGGTGGCCCTCACCCTCGTACTGGAAAGGTTCCTCCCATGA
- a CDS encoding energy-coupling factor ABC transporter substrate-binding protein, giving the protein MSRNAKINTLLLLIVAALAVLPIALGLGDDEEEPFAGADAQAETAITEIEPDYEPWFSPLYEPPSGEVESALFALQAALGAGVLAYYFGLRKGRKQGAELGIEQGAEQARAEQARTERRAEPAGDPADADRSRAETEQV; this is encoded by the coding sequence ATGAGCCGTAACGCGAAGATCAACACCCTGCTGCTCCTCATCGTGGCCGCACTCGCCGTGCTGCCCATCGCGCTCGGGCTCGGCGACGACGAGGAGGAGCCGTTCGCCGGGGCCGACGCCCAGGCCGAGACGGCGATCACCGAGATCGAGCCGGACTACGAGCCGTGGTTCTCGCCGCTGTACGAGCCCCCGTCCGGCGAGGTCGAGTCGGCGCTCTTCGCCCTCCAGGCGGCCCTCGGCGCGGGAGTCCTCGCCTACTACTTCGGGCTCCGCAAGGGCCGCAAGCAGGGCGCGGAGCTGGGCATTGAGCAGGGCGCGGAGCAGGCACGCGCGGAGCAGGCGCGCACGGAGCGCCGGGCCGAGCCCGCCGGGGATCCGGCCGACGCGGACAGAAGCCGGGCCGAGACCGAGCAGGTCTGA
- a CDS encoding energy-coupling factor ABC transporter permease: MHIAEGFLPPAHAIAWGVASAPFVVHGVRSLTREVKEHPESTLLLGASGAFTFVLSALKIPSVTGSCSHPTGTGLGAILFRPPIMTVLGTITLLFQALLLAHGGLTTLGANVFSMAIVGPWAGYAVYRLLKRYDVPLMVAVFFGAFVADLSTYCVTSVQLALAFPDPSSGFLGALGKFGGIFAVTQIPLAVSEGLLTVLVMRLLVQSSKGELTRLGVLLQRKQPTETTKSTETQTGASA, encoded by the coding sequence ATGCACATAGCCGAGGGTTTCCTCCCACCGGCGCACGCGATCGCCTGGGGCGTAGCGTCCGCGCCGTTCGTCGTCCACGGAGTCCGCTCCCTGACCCGTGAAGTCAAGGAACACCCGGAGAGCACGCTGCTCCTCGGCGCCTCCGGGGCCTTCACCTTTGTCCTTTCCGCCCTGAAGATCCCCTCCGTGACGGGCAGTTGCTCGCACCCGACGGGGACCGGGCTCGGGGCGATCCTGTTCCGCCCGCCGATCATGACGGTGCTCGGAACCATCACCCTGCTCTTCCAGGCGCTGCTGCTCGCCCACGGCGGGCTCACCACCCTGGGCGCCAACGTCTTCTCCATGGCGATCGTCGGGCCCTGGGCGGGCTACGCCGTCTACCGGCTCCTGAAGCGGTACGACGTGCCGCTCATGGTCGCCGTGTTCTTCGGCGCGTTCGTCGCCGACCTGTCCACGTACTGCGTCACCAGCGTCCAGCTGGCCCTGGCGTTCCCCGACCCCAGCAGCGGCTTCCTGGGCGCCCTGGGCAAGTTCGGCGGCATCTTCGCCGTCACGCAGATCCCGCTCGCGGTCAGCGAGGGCCTGCTCACCGTCCTGGTGATGCGGCTGCTCGTGCAGTCGAGCAAGGGCGAACTCACCCGCCTCGGCGTGCTCTTGCAGCGCAAGCAGCCGACCGAGACGACCAAGTCGACCGAGACGCAGACGGGGGCCAGCGCCTGA
- a CDS encoding DUF3048 domain-containing protein, translating to MKAASRVRADRRTRIGATVLALAATASLTVGAPSYASAHSPEDTPAPRTTSPFTGQSAPQNPVLAVKFDNARHARPHTGLDRADLVYVEKVEGGMSRLMGVYSSKLPKAVGPVRSARESDIELLRQFGRPALAYSGVRSALQKVLRNSPLHARSQGRVPGAYFRHGGRPAPHNLFVHPEALLRSAPRADRPADVGFRFGPAPAGGARTAARTVRYAAASHTFRWSRRQGRWLASFDGAPARGTSGRQLGARTIVIQYVNMRPSRFKDVNGAATPYIETVGRGRATVLRDGKRYATRWQRPTADGGTTFTRPNGEPMPFAPGQVWMVYADRR from the coding sequence TTGAAGGCAGCATCGAGAGTCCGGGCCGACCGTCGCACTCGCATCGGCGCGACAGTGCTCGCGCTGGCCGCCACGGCCTCGCTCACCGTGGGAGCCCCCTCGTACGCGAGCGCCCACTCCCCCGAGGACACCCCGGCCCCTCGGACCACCTCGCCCTTCACCGGGCAGTCGGCACCGCAGAACCCGGTGCTCGCCGTGAAGTTCGACAACGCGCGCCACGCCCGGCCACACACCGGTCTCGACCGGGCGGACCTCGTCTACGTGGAGAAGGTCGAGGGCGGCATGAGCCGCCTGATGGGCGTGTACTCCAGCAAACTTCCGAAGGCCGTCGGACCGGTGCGCAGTGCCCGCGAGTCGGACATCGAGCTCCTGCGCCAGTTCGGGCGTCCTGCCCTCGCGTACTCCGGGGTGCGCAGCGCCCTGCAGAAGGTGCTGCGGAACTCGCCGCTGCACGCACGCTCGCAGGGCCGGGTGCCCGGCGCGTACTTCCGGCACGGCGGGCGGCCCGCCCCGCACAACCTCTTCGTCCACCCCGAGGCCCTGCTGCGTTCGGCTCCGCGGGCCGACCGCCCGGCCGACGTCGGCTTCCGCTTCGGCCCGGCTCCGGCGGGCGGCGCGCGCACCGCCGCGCGGACCGTCAGGTACGCCGCCGCGAGCCACACCTTCCGCTGGTCGCGGCGGCAGGGCCGCTGGCTCGCGTCCTTCGACGGCGCCCCGGCCCGCGGCACGTCGGGGCGGCAGCTCGGCGCCCGCACCATCGTGATCCAGTACGTGAACATGCGTCCGTCGCGCTTCAAGGACGTCAACGGCGCGGCGACGCCGTACATCGAGACGGTCGGCCGCGGCAGGGCGACGGTGCTGCGCGACGGCAAGCGGTACGCGACGCGCTGGCAGCGTCCCACGGCCGACGGCGGCACCACGTTCACCCGGCCGAACGGCGAGCCGATGCCCTTCGCGCCCGGCCAGGTCTGGATGGTCTACGCGGACCGCCGCTGA
- a CDS encoding MMPL family transporter — MATFLYKLGRLAFRRRRYVALLWVVALAGAIFASSAAPAPPEDSFSMPGTESQKAFDRLEEHFPDASADGASARVVIRAPKGEKLTEGQQKSQVDRLVDTIGKGPQVSSVDDPYEADAVSKDGTTAYASVTYKVTATELTDEARDALTEATDETRDAGFTVETGGDAVMAEQEMGGSAELIGIAISAVVLILTFGSLVAAGMPLLTAIIGVGIGISGIAALGSTLDLSATTSTLAMMIGLAVGIDYALFIVSRYRAEIAEGREPEEAAGRATGTAGSAVVFAGLTVVVALSGLAIVNIPILTKMGLAAAATVVIAVLIALTMIPALLGFAGRKVLRRKDRKKSASELSDPNAKPKLGTRWARFVLRHPLSVLLVAVVGLGAVAVPAASLELGLPDEGTSAPDTTQRKAYDMLSQSFGAGFNGPLMITVSKDADVAGAAKTVGDSIAKIDGVVAVTPAQANKAGDTAILNVIPKTGPSDHETEELVKSIRSTADGIGADTGSEILVTGQTAMTIDFSQTLDDALLPYLGLVVGLAFLLLMLVFRSVLVPLKAALGFLLSVAAALGAVVAVFQWGWLADIVGVDQPGPIMSMMPIFMIGVVFGLAMDYEVFLVTRMREAYVHGARPGESVVTGFTHGGRVVAAAAIIMISVFSGFIMENDDMIKMMGFGLAIAVLFDAFVVRMAIVPAVLALLGKSAWWLPRWLDKVLPNVDVEGEKLHRNLGDTGTPDAETDRELAPVGR, encoded by the coding sequence GTGGCTACGTTCCTGTACAAACTAGGCCGCCTCGCCTTCCGGCGGCGCCGTTACGTGGCGCTGCTGTGGGTCGTGGCCCTGGCGGGGGCCATCTTCGCCTCCTCGGCGGCTCCCGCCCCGCCCGAAGACTCCTTCTCCATGCCGGGAACGGAGTCGCAGAAGGCCTTCGACCGCCTCGAGGAGCACTTCCCCGACGCCAGCGCCGACGGAGCGAGCGCCCGCGTCGTCATCCGCGCCCCCAAGGGCGAGAAGCTCACCGAGGGGCAGCAGAAGAGCCAGGTCGACCGCCTCGTCGACACCATAGGCAAGGGCCCGCAGGTGTCGAGCGTCGACGACCCCTACGAGGCCGACGCCGTCAGCAAGGACGGCACCACCGCCTACGCCTCGGTCACCTACAAGGTCACCGCCACCGAACTCACCGACGAGGCCAGGGACGCGCTGACCGAGGCGACCGACGAGACCCGCGACGCGGGCTTCACGGTCGAGACCGGCGGCGACGCCGTCATGGCCGAGCAGGAGATGGGCGGCAGCGCCGAACTCATCGGCATCGCCATCTCCGCGGTCGTCCTCATCCTGACCTTCGGCTCGCTGGTCGCCGCGGGCATGCCGCTCCTCACCGCGATCATCGGTGTCGGCATCGGCATCTCCGGCATCGCGGCACTCGGCAGCACCCTCGACCTCTCCGCCACGACCTCCACGCTCGCGATGATGATCGGCCTCGCCGTCGGCATCGACTACGCCCTCTTCATCGTCTCCCGCTACCGAGCGGAGATAGCCGAGGGCCGCGAACCGGAGGAAGCCGCGGGCCGGGCCACCGGAACCGCGGGATCCGCCGTCGTCTTCGCCGGCCTCACCGTGGTCGTCGCCCTGTCGGGCCTCGCGATCGTCAACATCCCGATCCTCACCAAGATGGGTCTGGCCGCCGCGGCCACCGTCGTCATCGCCGTCCTCATCGCGCTCACCATGATCCCCGCGCTGCTCGGCTTCGCGGGCCGCAAGGTGCTGCGCCGCAAGGACCGCAAGAAGTCCGCGAGCGAACTGTCCGACCCGAACGCCAAGCCGAAGCTCGGCACCCGCTGGGCGCGCTTCGTCCTGCGCCACCCGCTCTCCGTGCTCCTGGTCGCCGTCGTCGGCCTCGGCGCCGTGGCAGTACCGGCCGCAAGCCTGGAGCTCGGTCTGCCCGACGAGGGCACGTCGGCGCCGGACACGACGCAGCGCAAGGCGTACGACATGCTGTCCCAGTCCTTCGGCGCCGGGTTCAACGGCCCGCTGATGATCACGGTCAGCAAGGACGCCGACGTCGCCGGCGCGGCCAAGACCGTCGGTGACTCCATCGCCAAGATCGACGGCGTCGTCGCCGTGACGCCCGCCCAGGCCAACAAGGCCGGCGACACCGCGATCCTGAACGTCATCCCCAAGACGGGCCCGAGCGACCACGAGACCGAGGAACTGGTCAAGTCGATCCGCTCGACCGCCGACGGCATCGGCGCCGACACCGGCTCCGAGATCCTGGTCACCGGCCAGACCGCGATGACCATCGACTTCTCGCAGACGCTCGACGACGCGCTCCTGCCCTACCTCGGCCTGGTCGTCGGACTCGCCTTCCTGCTCCTGATGCTGGTGTTCCGCTCCGTTCTGGTCCCGCTCAAGGCGGCGCTCGGCTTCCTGCTCTCGGTGGCAGCCGCGCTCGGCGCCGTGGTCGCGGTCTTCCAGTGGGGCTGGCTCGCCGACATCGTGGGCGTCGACCAGCCGGGCCCGATCATGAGCATGATGCCGATCTTCATGATCGGTGTGGTCTTCGGCCTGGCGATGGACTACGAGGTCTTCCTCGTGACCCGGATGCGCGAGGCGTACGTCCACGGGGCGCGCCCCGGCGAGTCGGTCGTGACCGGCTTCACCCACGGCGGACGGGTCGTGGCCGCGGCCGCGATCATCATGATCAGCGTCTTCTCCGGCTTCATCATGGAGAACGACGACATGATCAAGATGATGGGCTTCGGTCTCGCCATCGCCGTCCTCTTCGACGCCTTCGTGGTCCGCATGGCGATCGTGCCCGCCGTCCTCGCGCTGCTCGGCAAGTCCGCCTGGTGGCTGCCGCGCTGGCTGGACAAGGTGCTGCCGAACGTGGACGTGGAGGGCGAGAAGCTCCACAGGAACCTCGGCGACACCGGGACGCCCGACGCCGAGACGGACCGGGAGCTGGCCCCTGTGGGCCGCTGA